In Larimichthys crocea isolate SSNF chromosome VII, L_crocea_2.0, whole genome shotgun sequence, the genomic stretch TACTTGTCAATAATATCAAGTGATTATCTCTGTAAATAAGTTACCACTTGTATTATCTTGACTGAGATCACAAAGTACTTTTGTTTTGTGGGGCTTACACAAGCATGAAAAAGGCTTATGTCACTGTTCTTAGGGGGCGTCACAGCCAGGAGGACGGTATAAAGCTGAGTGCCAGCCTTGGAGAAACAACAGCACCACAGAGGAGTTTGAAGACTTAGACACTGCTACATACTCAAGAGAAAAAACTGAAGTCATGGACTCCATCACACATCAACAGAGCAATGACCCAGGTAAATTTGACTCTATACAGTTTACCTTCATATCAATTAGAATTGTTTTAtatacagaaatgttttatacttAAATAATTTGCTGTCTTTTTCTGCACAGGACTCAAAAAATCCAAGTCTAGGAAGAACATCAATCACTTCACAGATGTGCATGGTCTACCTTCCATCGAGAAGATTGTGACCTCAGTGGAGGACACTCCTGAGCCCATCACCACCAACATCATTGGCAAAATCCCAGAATGGATCAACGGGAGCTTCTTGAGAAATGGGCCTGGGAAGTTCGAGATTGGAAACCAGAAGTGAGTATAACATCTTCAAGTGTTGATCCACCTCCTACAGCCATTACATCACAAAGATGActcctctctcctgttctcTCAATTTGTATCAGGTTCAACCACTGGTTTGATGGTATGGCTCTCCTGCACCAGTTCAAAATATCCAACGGTCAGGTGACATACAAAAGCCGCTTTCTGTCCAGTGACAGTTACCAATCCAACAAGGAACATAACCGCATAACAGTATCGGAATTTGGCACTGTCAACATGCCAGACCCCTGTAAAAATTTCTTTCAGCGCTTCCTGTCAAGATTTGAATTACCAAGTgagtattttattgtatatgtGAACTGAATGTGAAATCTAAGTGAACAGTGAGTTATTGTTGTGCTTGTCATGTTTTTGCTAACTTTGGcatcttcttttcctttctaGAGCCTACAGATAATGCAAATGTGAGCTTTGTGACCTACAAAGGGGACTATTACGTTAGCACGGAAACCAACATCATGCACAAAGTGGACCCTGAGACACTAGAGACAACTAAAAGGGTTAGTAGTTGACaatcctgcagagacacatcTGTGCccaacagtttattttattaacataatGGTTTACACATTAATGCTAAGGCAAGTTATAAACGAGTACTATATCATTGTGAATAGATAGCTACTGTCTACTCTCGTAAAATGATTTGCTGCTGGATAAAATCCTAAAATATGAATCAAGTGTAAGGCTCTGCACTCATGTATTTTCACCTATTAGGTGGACTGGAGCAAATTCATTGCTGTGAATGGGGCGACTGCACACCCTCACACTGAGCCTGACGGAACAACGTACAATATGGGAAATTCCTACACCTCTAAAGGTATTTTGGAAACCTGAAATCAGTTTGTTCACAAAGCATCATTGACATTTTTATGactttcagcaaaaaaaactaattgtACCTGTGCTAACAGGAGCGTATTACAACATCATCCGGGTGCCACCGACCAAGGAAACAGCTGAGGAAACCCTGGAAGGAACTACAGTGCTCTGCACTATTCCCTCAGTGGACAAGTCCAAACCAGCCTACTACCACAGCTTTGGTGAGCAAGTCCTCACACTCAAAACACCTATTGTTTTCAACCTTGAGAAAACTTGAGAAAGGAATTAGATTCAATCAAATAATAGTTTTACctgtgaaatgtcacaaaattcCTTGAACCCATCTTCAATCTagttttgtctgaccaaaagACAAAACCCAAAGGTATTCAGTTTGTGATATATGAGTACAATAAGCACTTCTTGATTAGTGACAAAAATGATCTCAGAATTTCAAATAGAACCTAATAAAATCGTCTTAATTTATTGTAGCAATGTCTGAGAACTACGTGGTGTTCATTGAGCAGCCCATCAAGATGAATCTGTTGAAGATTGTGACAGGCAAGCTGAGAGGGAAAACCATTGCTGATGGCATTTACTGGGACCCAAAACTCAACACAATCTTCCACCTGATTCACAAGAAGACGGGAAAGGTAAGGCCCAAATACAGATACTAAGTTTTCTTTCTGCATTCAGCACTGTAgaatatattaaacaaatatgGGTTGCCGTCATTcatctgttcattcattcaattcatcTTTACAGGTAAGCTCCGTCAAGTACTTTGCCCTCCCGATGTCAACCTTCCATCAGATCAACGCATATGAAGAGGACGGCTTCTTGGTTCTAGATATGTGTGCTTCAGATGATGGCCAGGCAATCGCTAACTACAACGTCCAGAACCTGCGCAAGTCTGGAGAAGCTCTTGATGAGGTAAGCAGATAAAGTAAAGGTCAACACTCAACAAGTTGTACGTTTCCAAAAGTATGTGTAATGTAATTGCTGTGCTTAAGTTGCTTTTGGTTCCACTGAACAGTAGTTGGTTTGTTGAGGctgaaaatgtatattttccaTCAGGTTTATAACACCCTATGTAGAGTCTTCCCTCGGCGTTTCATTCTACCTCTCAGTGTGAACGAAGATACACCCTATGACTGCAACTTGAACAACCGGCCCGACAGCACAGCCACGTCTAT encodes the following:
- the bco2b gene encoding beta-carotene oxygenase 2b produces the protein MEGASQPGGRYKAECQPWRNNSTTEEFEDLDTATYSREKTEVMDSITHQQSNDPGLKKSKSRKNINHFTDVHGLPSIEKIVTSVEDTPEPITTNIIGKIPEWINGSFLRNGPGKFEIGNQKFNHWFDGMALLHQFKISNGQVTYKSRFLSSDSYQSNKEHNRITVSEFGTVNMPDPCKNFFQRFLSRFELPKPTDNANVSFVTYKGDYYVSTETNIMHKVDPETLETTKRVDWSKFIAVNGATAHPHTEPDGTTYNMGNSYTSKGAYYNIIRVPPTKETAEETLEGTTVLCTIPSVDKSKPAYYHSFAMSENYVVFIEQPIKMNLLKIVTGKLRGKTIADGIYWDPKLNTIFHLIHKKTGKVSSVKYFALPMSTFHQINAYEEDGFLVLDMCASDDGQAIANYNVQNLRKSGEALDEVYNTLCRVFPRRFILPLSVNEDTPYDCNLNNRPDSTATSMRTAKDKVFCTHEDLHGEDLHQYGGLEFPQINYGKYNTHPYRYFYGCGFRHLVGDTLIKMDLHGKHMKVWEQPGLYPSEPIFVPSPDAKEEDDGVILSVVITPNKDKSTFLLVLDAKTFEELGRAVVPVNIPYGFHGTFNATA